A DNA window from Drosophila biarmipes strain raj3 chromosome 2R, RU_DBia_V1.1, whole genome shotgun sequence contains the following coding sequences:
- the LOC108022638 gene encoding uncharacterized protein LOC108022638, which translates to MESSKFIIILVILLVPLFDLTTNGYSHRHPGFAQRLQIKPGCLQVPQRYTEAPSPTPTIIFSSLEEVSGAEAD; encoded by the coding sequence ATGGAAAGTTCCAAGTTCATTATAATTTTGGTTATACTGTTAGTTCCCCTATTTGATTTAACAACCAATGGATACAGCCATCGGCATCCTGGCTTTGCCCAGCGCTTGCAGATTAAACCAGGCTGCTTGCAGGTGCCTCAGAGATACACCGAGGCGCCGAGTCCAACGCCAACCATAATCTTTTCTTCATTGGAGGAGGTCAGCGGAGCAGAAGCAGATTAA
- the LOC108022607 gene encoding vacuolar protein sorting-associated protein 55 homolog translates to MGLTFLILACAVPTPKIFYPFFVLLFYALSVLPVFIAKRTTPGTETNPKSEFALFLTAGMVLSAFALPIVLAHASVITWTAGILTIISNIINYGTIFGYAMRDDEPYGSMF, encoded by the exons ATGGGTCTGACCTTCCTGATCCTGGCCTGCGCCGTGCCGACGCCCAAGATATTCTATCCCTTCTTCGTCCTGCTGTTCTACGCACTGTCCGTTCTGCCGGTGTTCATCGCCAAGAGGACGACCCCGGGCACTGAGACCAACCCGAAGTCGGAGTTCGCCCTCTTCCTCACCGCGGGCATGGTGCTGAGCGCCTTCGCCCTGCCCATCGTCCTCGCCCACGCGTCGGTG ATCACCTGGACAGCGGGCATCCTGACGATAATAAGCAACATTATCAACTACGGCACCATCTTCGGGTACGCCATGCGGGATGATGAGCCCTACGGCTCCATGTTCTAA
- the LOC108022637 gene encoding NADH dehydrogenase [ubiquinone] flavoprotein 1, mitochondrial gives MISFLLNRRVFGAYKISLRLVRARSNLSEVKKFQDALQLADKKLVNIFGSSSPKDVKKNLPYYTESSIPPKISYITSEENLIKNDNDDLLSAEQRAARREIYEPTKVECPKFPTEKLPSTKKFPINENVEKEPDPAEKREQEAKMLKRLKDITKRKKTQLEEKVDGQRTEFIGLDFMGMNMKCVQMERKSSMILQGKEPTPPKGPAPPPAGGSPPPKSGAPPKGGDSPPPKAPPPKGPPPGTPPPQTKTTFGPLADADRIFTNLYGRHDWRLKAAMKRGDWYKTKEILEKGDKWIVNEIKTSGLRGRGGAGFPSGLKWSFMHKPPDGRPKFLLVNADEGEPGTCKDREIMRHDPHKLIEGCLIAGKAMGANTGFIYIRGEFYNEACNLQYSIIEAYKAGYLGKNACGSGFDFDLYVHRGAGAYVCGEETSLIESLEGKAGKPRNKPPFPADIGVFGCPSTVTNVETVAVAPAICRRGGKWFASFGRTRNSGTKLFNISGHVCNPCTVEEELSIPTKELIERHAGGVIGGWDNLLAIIPGGSSTPCITQEDASSSIHDYDGMMAVRSSLGTAALIVMNKDTDMIKAIARLSAFYKHESCGQCTPCREGLHWVNMIMQRFVTGRAQIAEIDMLWELTKQIEGHTICALGDGAAWPPQGLIRHFRPLIEARIRKREAEEQAAAEAVAAERFPCQTVAPCPE, from the coding sequence ATGATATCTTTTCTATTGAATCGCCGAGTTTTTGGTGCCTACAAGATTTCCCTAAGACTTGTTCGAGCTCGCAGCAACTTATCGGAAGTAAAGAAGTTTCAAGATGCCCTGCAACTCGCTGATAAGAAGCTGGTGAACATTTTCGGATCTTCTAGTCCAAAAGACGTGAAGAAAAACCTACCATACTACACTGAAAGCTCAATTCCACCGAAAATATCTTATATTACGAGCGAAGAGAATCTAATCAAAAATGATAACGACGATTTACTGTCGGCTGAGCAGCGAGCAGCCAGGAGGGAAATCTATGAGCCCACCAAAGTGGAATGCCCAAAGTTTCCCACCGAGAAACTGCCATCCACAAAGAAATTTCCCATCAATGAGAACGTGGAAAAAGAACCAGATCCTGCTGAGAAAAGGGAACAGGAAGCCAAGATGTTGAAGAGGCTGAAGGACATCActaaaagaaagaagactcaGCTGGAGGAGAAAGTGGACGGGCAGAGAACTGAATTTATAGGTTTGGATTTTATGGGAATGAATATGAAATGTGTGCAGATGGAAAGAAAGTCTTCCATGATTCTGCAAGGGAAGGAACCAACTCCTCCTAAAGGGCCTGCTCCACCACCCGCTGGAGGCTCCCCTCCTCCGAAGAGCGGGGCTCCACCGAAGGGCGGGGACTCTCCACCTCCCAAGGCTCCTCCGCCCAAAGGTCCGCCGCCTGGAACTCCGCCACCCCAGACTAAAACCACTTTTGGCCCTCTTGCCGATGCTGATCGCATCTTTACCAACTTATATGGACGCCACGACTGGCGCTTGAAGGCAGCTATGAAGCGGGGCGATTGGTACAAGACGAAGGAGATCCTCGAAAAGGGTGATAAGTGGATAGTGAACGAGATAAAGACGTCCGGACTGCGAGGTCGCGGTGGCGCCGGATTCCCCAGTGGCCTCAAGTGGTCATTCATGCACAAGCCGCCCGATGGCAGGCCCAAGTTCCTGCTGGTCAACGCGGATGAAGGCGAGCCGGGCACTTGCAAGGATCGCGAGATAATGCGTCACGATCCGCACAAGCTGATCGAGGGATGCCTCATCGCGGGAAAGGCAATGGGGGCCAATACCGGATTCATTTACATAAGGGGAGAGTTCTACAACGAGGCCTGTAATCTGCAGTACTCCATCATAGAGGCCTACAAGGCGGGTTATCTGGGCAAGAATGCGTGCGGCTCTGGATTCGACTTCGATCTCTATGTTCACCGGGGAGCGGGAGCCTATGTTTGTGGCGAGGAGACCTCGCTGATCGAATCCCTGGAGGGCAAGGCGGGCAAGCCGCGGAACAAGCCCCCCTTCCCGGCGGACATCGGCGTCTTTGGCTGTCCCTCCACGGTGACCAATGTGGAAACGGTGGCCGTCGCCCCAGCGATTTGCAGGCGAGGTGGCAAGTGGTTCGCCAGCTTTGGACGTACCCGCAACTCCGGCACCAAGTTGTTCAACATCTCCGGCCACGTGTGCAATCCCTGCACCGTCGAGGAGGAGCTGTCCATTCCCACGAAGGAGCTAATTGAACGACATGCTGGTGGAGTGATTGGCGGCTGGGACAATCTCTTGGCCATCATTCCGGGCGGCTCCTCGACTCCCTGTATCACCCAAGAGGATGCCAGTAGTTCCATCCACGACTACGATGGAATGATGGCAGTGCGATCCTCCTTGGGCACCGCCGCTTTGATTGTGATGAACAAGGACACGGATATGATCAAGGCCATTGCCCGCTTGTCGGCCTTCTACAAGCACGAAAGCTGCGGCCAGTGCACCCCATGTCGCGAAGGTCTCCACTGGGTGAACATGATCATGCAGAGATTCGTGACAGGGCGGGCGCAGATCGCCGAGATCGACATGCTGTGGGAGCTGACCAAGCAGATCGAGGGCCACACCATTTGCGCCCTGGGCGATGGTGCCGCCTGGCCGCCCCAAGGACTCATCCGCCACTTCCGTCCGCTCATCGAGGCCAGGATCAGGAAGCGGGAGGCCGAAGAGCAGGCAGCCGCTGAAGCCGTCGCCGCCGAGCGTTTCCCCTGTCAAACGGTGGCTCCTTGCCCAGAATAA
- the LOC108022604 gene encoding TBC1 domain family member 31 — MENESLIRTYKMDRIVKTEIKKEDITGVPSVTLHGIESAQQEDGVIESDLEEEDWTEADLELSSFQDVDTEDSDVTLTQAEAAHSMPLSDAPMRKYPFKLKQNECGNILTVHHTVKEAGQQLRIQIAACCFNEQSNKLVVIDKRGNIFVFDFVHKRYWRLGFLMPRAKLIRPSPLHISDYYVGNKAGHVFIIDVDNSILGAHGDVGNAALEELSWSNRLQNPRCSNALMRFGSEAVLVNLHTLEVSHQLDFDESRYTLKFAAFLPNSDQFFIGFSNDSLHVWSSHSLCTLRMAQPIKARNRKLRLLPAGETIPEIALRGPDDSDLEDDLTFDCQDYDFADGSLLNYCFTPDGNKMCLSTLDGYLLILSVASFDLEKLYRLTDFTLRQMAFLAQPKERIVFGITARNQAVMLDLTNTDHKLVVQRSNAISLSLSRDGKLLSVTSRCGEVNVWSTCRLFNALQVQTRCINQMKSTFKQLKPLPACSVGGGMSKELRHLLKPERLKAMLKEYGCYPEKYRFLIWTSLLDLPCNSPQFQALIKLGAPLMVRNQAKKLRIRNDAQRRLVIKIWSCLSQWCKVLAHADFMPHLIYPFVKQLPKNSLVSFEVIATLVLNHFQLWFEFHPLPPSNYLAMCENILLHCDEQLCKFYKSQEVLAKDFAWPLLSTAFAEVLEEQQWLSLWDNIVSEQSWFPVFLVVAYNLIHREIIIRLPDKRSVLLFFHDQNPVDIGKLLSKARKLMAKCDLALHPQRFMQHFTPIPKGVYPKFLKYPSEWIEQQEEQAISLIKHNQEIDARIRHLELEEVKIMERLENGLKQEEHARRLKEMEKLYQDTIHREEERITCQRKMLLTYQMEVRRRKSEVITKLQESEQRRKVLEMEKEIDLLMHNIERERRRHNQQMQLAEDEIRNQEMELLAQRYYSDTQDAPLAQKYYDNIQKLCSQRDQLQKNLREMTMEQLRPPATSSAQFNPQLLDIENSILEIQREFTEIITTERTTRECRSTSS; from the exons ATGGAAAATGAGTCCTTAATTAGAACTTATAAAATGGATAGGATTGtgaaaacagaaataaaaaaggagGATATCACGGGGGTTCCTTCTGTAACCCTGCATGGCATCGAGAGCGCGCAGCAGGAGGATGGCGTTATAGAATCAGActtggaggaggaggactgGACGGAGGCTGACCTGGAGCTCTCCTCTTTCCAGGATGTGGACACGGAGGACTCGGATGTGACCCTCACGCAGGCCGAGGCTGCGCACAGCATGCCCCTGAGCGATGCTCCGATGCGAAAGTATCCTTTCAAGCTGAAGCAAAACGAATGCGG AAACATCCTGACCGTACATCACACGGTAAAGGAGGCGGGTCAGCAGCTTCGCATCCAGATTGCTGCCTGCTGCTTCAACGAGCAGAGCAACAAACTAGTGGTCATTGACAAGCG AGGCAACATCTTTGTCTTCGACTTCGTGCACAAGCGCTACTGGCGCCTGGGCTTCCTGATGCCCAGGGCCAAGCTGATCCGGCCATCTCCCCTGCATATAAGCGACTATTATGTGGGCAACAAGGCGGGCCACGTCTTTATCATAGACGTGGACAACTCCATCCTCGGTGCCCACGGAGATGTGGGCAACGCAGCTTTAGAGGAGCTGAGCTGGAGCAATCGCCTGCAGAATCCACGCTGCTCCAACGCTCTGATGCGCTTTGGCAGCGAGGCTGTCCTGGTCAACCTGCACACCCTCGAGGTCTCACACCAGTTGGACTTCGATGAGTCGCGCTACACGCTGAAGTTCGCCGCCTTCCTGCCCAACTCCGACCAGTTCTTTATAGGCTTCTCTAATGATTCGCTACATGTGTGGTCATCGCACTCGCTGTGCACCTTGCGGATGGCCCAACCCATCAAGGCCCGAAATCGGAAGCTGAGGCTTCTGCCAGCAGGAGAAACCATTCCGGAAATAGCCCTGCGAGGACCGGATGACAGCGACCTGGAGGACGACTTGACGTTCGACTGCCAGGACTACGACTTTGCCGATGGATCGCTGCTCAACTACTGCTTCACGCCCGACGGCAACAAGATGTGCCTAAGTACTTTGGACGGCTACCTCCTAATTCTCAGTGTGGCCTCCTTCGACCTGGAGAAGCTGTACCGCTTGACTGACTTTACCCTCCGCCAAATGGCTTTCCTGGCGCAGCCCAAGGAGCGCATAGTGTTTGGAATCACGGCCAGAAACCAGGCCGTCATGCTGGATCTGACCAATACGGACCACAAGCTGGTCGTGCAGCGCTCCAATGCGATTAGTTTGAGCCTGAGTCGAGATGGCAAGTTGCTGAGCGTCACCTCCCGCTGCGGAGAGGTGAATGTGTGGTCCACCTGCCGCCTGTTCAACGCCTTGCAGGTACAGACCCGCTGCATTAACCAAATGAAGTCCACATTCAAGCAGCTGAAACCCCTGCCGGCCTGCAGTGTCGGTGGAGGAATGAGCAAGGAGTTGCGTCACCTGCTCAAACCAGAGCGGCTGAAAGCCATGCTCAAGGAGTACGGCTGCTACCCGGAGAAGTACAGGTTCCTCATTTGGACTTCTCTCTTGGATCTGCCCTGCAATAGCCCACAGTTTCAGGCCCTCATCAAACTAGGAGCACCTCTCATGGTCAGAAATCAGGCCAAAAAGCTCAGGATTCGCAACGATGCGCAGAGGCGTTTGGTGATCAAGATCTGGAGCTGCCTTTCCCAATGGTGCAAGGTCTTGGCCCACGCTGACTTCATGCCGCATCTCATTTACCCCTTCGTGAAGCAGTTGCCCAAGAACAGCCTGGTTTCTTTCGAGGTGATCGCCACTCTGGTCCTGAACCACTTCCAGTTGTGGTTCGAGTTTCACCCCCTGCCGCCGTCGAATTACCTGGCCATGTGCGAAAATATCCTGCTGCACTGCGACGAGCAGCTCTGCAAGTTTTATAAATCCCAGGAGGTTTTGGCCAAGGACTTCGCCTGGCCCCTCTTGAGCACCGCCTTCGCAGAGGTCCTTGAAGAGCAGCAGTGGTTGTCCCTCTGGGACAACATCGTCTCGGAGCAGTCCTGGTTTCCTGTCTTTCTGGTGGTGGCCTACAACTTGATTCATCGAGAGATCATCATTCGACTGCCGGACAAGCGATCAGTGCTCCTCTTCTTCCACGATCAGAATCCAGTGGACATCGGCAAACTTCTTTCCAAGGCGCGCAAACTGATGGCCAAATGCGATTTGGCTCTTCATCCTCAGCGTTTCATGCAGCACTTCACTCCGATACCTAAGGGTGTGTATCCCAAGTTTCTGAAGTATCCCAGCGAGTGGAtcgagcagcaggaggagcaggcaaTATCGCTGATAAAACACAACCAGGAGATCGATGCCCGCATCCGCCACTTGGAGTTGGAGGAGGTAAAGATCATGGAACGCCTGGAGAACGGACTTAAGCAGGAGGAGCACGCTCGTCGCCTCAAGGAGATGGAGAAACTGTACCAGGACACGATCCATCGCGAGGAGGAGCGCATCACCTGCCAGCGCAAAATGCTGCTCACCTACCAAATGGAGGTGCGTCGGCGCAAGAGCGAGGTCATCACCAAGTTGCAGGAGTCTGAACAGCGGCGCAAGGTGCTGGAGATGGAGAAGGAGATTGACCTGCTGATGCACAACATCGAGCGCGAGCGTAGGCGACACAACCAACAAATGCAGCTGGCCGAAGATGAGATACGCAACCAGGAGATGGAGCTTCTGGCCCAGCGCTACTACTCGGATACGCAGGATGCTCCGCTGGCACAGAAGTACTATGACAATATCCAGAAGCTTTGCAGTCAGCGGGATCAGCTGCAGAAGAACTTGCGGGAG ATGACCATGGAACAGCTGCGCCCTCCGGCAACCTCATCCGCGCAATTCAATCCCCAGCTGCTGGACATCGAGAACTCCATCTTGGAAATCCAACGCGAGTTCACGGAAATCATAACCACTGAGAGAACTACTAGGGAATGCAGGAGCACTTCTTCTTAA
- the LOC108022605 gene encoding uncharacterized protein LOC108022605, giving the protein MAARLEITVSLALAATVLCSILGHCEMSVYPGLRRRPIQAPAMTPQEEQEYAFLTQQMEQFARRRLQQQFEQQLQEINMKMDRQRELLERDRYRQRQQQLQVQREAEEDYESNGNNLNQQYDQYDNAEAEASYGSPMDAVSDIQSPPLYLPRWPVLPSLPNRPNLGSSPNQNSVLRERIPFAVGPNDARFFDNPNDPSGELDSRAMDDYEEYAPIEPTPEVATTASKAKIDTPVPAPVPVEPPKLLDAANANFHRINPQSVAAAAVAGVNLPQAKEQTPHELNALINKLQKQSKAPAHLTLVHGGDPSQEQIVLRQHLGMNSEMGVYIVALIAGVSAAVTVGLLALGVTWFHNRHKAAADVEYPAYGVTGPNKDVSPSGDRKLAQSAQMYHYQHQKQQIIAMENQATDGSCGMSDVESDDDNEEGDYTVYECPGLAPTGEMEVKNPLFLDETPATPANNLSSQTTGAPNAAAAATNNNITQATPQQPATQKKGTVKPNMNLLNAAATAAAAAAASASAAASGAEEPKQKRKSKK; this is encoded by the exons ATGGCGGCTCGCCTGGAAATCACCGTTAGCCTCGCACTCGCTGCAACGGTGCTCTGCAGCATATTGGGTCATTGCGAAATGTCCGTTTACCCAG GACTGCGCCGCCGACCCATCCAGGCGCCCGCAATGACTccgcaggaggagcaggagtaTGCCTTCCTGACCCAGCAGATGGAGCAATTCGCCCGTCGCCGGCTGCAGCAGCAGTtcgagcagcagctgcaggagaTCAACATGAAGATGGACCGCCAGCGGGAGCTCCTGGAGCGGGACCGGTaccggcagcggcagcagcagctgcaggtgcagcgcgaggcggaggaggactATGAGAGCAACGGGAACAACCTCAACCAGCAGTACGACCAGTATGACAAcgcggaggcggaggccagCTACGGTAGTCCCATGGATGCGGTGTCGGACATCCAGAGTCCTCCGCTGTACCTGCCCCGTTGGCCCGTGCTGCCCAGTCTGCCCAATCGGCCCAATTTGGGCAGCTCCCCCAACCAGAACAGCGTGCTCCGCGAGCGAATTCCCTTCGCCGTGGGTCCCAATGATGCCCGCTTCTTCGACAACCCGAACGATCCCTCGGGCGAGCTGGATTCCCGGGCTATGGATGACTACGAGGAGTACGCTCCCATCGAACCCACACCCGAAGTGGCCACTACCGCCAGCAAGGCCAAGATTGATACGCCTGTGCCGGCTCCCGTGCCCGTCGAGCCGCCCAAGCTGCTGGATGCCGCCAACGCCAACTTCCACCGCATCAATCCGCAGTCAGTGGCCGCCGCAGCAGTGGCGGGAGTGAATCTGCCCCAGGCCAAGGAGCAAACGCCCCACGAGCTCAACGCACTGATCAACAAGCTGCAGAAGCAGAGCAAGGCGCCTGCCCATCTGACCCTGGTCCACGGCGGCGATCCCAGCCAGGAACAGATTGTGCTGCGACAGCACTTGGGCATGAACAGCGAAATGGGGGTGTACATAGTGGCCCTGATAGCGGGAGTCAGTGCAGCAGTGACCGTTGGACTGCTGGCCCTCGGAGTGACTTG GTTCCACAATCGACACAAGGCGGCAGCGGATGTGGAGTACCCAGCCTACGGGGTAACCGGGCCCAACAAGGATGTCTCGCCCTCGGGCGACCGGAAGCTGGCTCAGAGCGCCCAGATGTACCACTACCAGCACCAGAAGCAGCAGATCATCGCCATGGAGAACCAGGCCACGGATGGCAGCTGCGGCATGTCGGACGTGGAGAGCGACGATGACAACGAGGAGGGCGACTACACCGTGTACGAGTGTCCCGGCCTGGCGCCCACCGGCGAGATGGAGGTGAAGAATCCGCTCTTCCTGGACGAGACGCCGGCCACGCCGGCCAACAACCTTTCGTCCCAGACCACTGGGGCGCCcaatgccgccgccgccgcgaccaacaacaacatcacGCAGGCCACTCCCCAGCAGCCGGCCACCCAGAAGAAGGGCACGGTCAAGCCGAACATGAATCTCCTGAACGCCGCCGCcacagctgcagcagctgcagccgcATCGGCATCCGCAGCCGCATCCGGAGCGGAGGAGCCCAAGCAGAAGCGCAAGAGCAAGAAGTAA
- the LOC108022640 gene encoding uncharacterized protein LOC108022640 has product MSSTWIHLLGLLALILFVTLAAGEPFPFDERRHRGWNPRPGSMPHIPSTPPFNPHG; this is encoded by the coding sequence ATGTCTTCTACGTGGATTCACCTGCTGGGACTGCTGGCTCTGATCCTGTTCGTCACCCTGGCCGCAGGAGAACCCTTCCCCTTCGACGAGAGACGCCACAGGGGCTGGAATCCACGTCCAGGATCAATGCCACACATTCCCAGCACACCACCTTTTAATCCGCATGGATAA
- the LOC108022606 gene encoding cyclic AMP-dependent transcription factor ATF-2 — MDTPGAMEELASVSFGDFEPKSAEGDVSCYQNFGAKTKHDISLDLSLGQKAENLFAADQTPTPTRLIKNCDEVGLFEDLQHVNPFDIGFQRAAEQNVSGTPSRPEAPPADGESLHTPQVYPLEANTTVSAPPGNLVTRSDSCSNVDVEQLLASTGNTPPEPCQEGPPPLQLIQPQVITWVLPAQSVPVALAPVDSLRGKPTSAIRPYILPKPTASESHRASRRPEPILVTCNPPAHEPSSASLTPTSQLPIKERLKAILHSNNNRRNFSTPSKPAKPKDRSRDEDCMERRRAAACRYRNKMRNEHKDLRKQNAQLQQENQELHERIARLEKELQQHKSHSSLAGVANQLQIPPSSIHLLINVPNMLVPSCASNAIADKK; from the exons ATGGACACGCCTGGAGCCATGGAGGAGCTGGCAAGCGTGTCCTTCGGCGACTTCGAGCCGAAATCCGCCGAGGGGGACGTGTCCTGCTACCAGAACTTCGGGGCAAAGACAAAACATGACATCTCGCTGGACCTCTCGCTTGGCCAGAAGGCGGAGAACCTGTTCGCCGCCGACCAGACACCCACGCCCACGCGCCTCATCAAGAACTGTGACGAGGTGGGCCTCTTCGAGGACCTGCAGCACGTGAATCCCTTCGACATCGGCTTCCAGCGGGCGGCGGAGCAGAATGTTAGCGGCACTCCGAGTCGGCCAGAGGCTCCTCCCGCTGACGGTGAATCCCTGCACACACCACAGGTCTATCCGCTGGAGGCCAACACCACGGTATCAGCTCCGCCTGGCAACCTGGTCACTCGGAGCGACAGCTGCAGCAACGTGGATGTGGAGCAGCTCCTGGCCAGCACAGGAAATACTCCACCAGAGCCCTGTCAGGAGGGTCCACCGCCGCTGCAGTTGATCCAGCCCCAGGTCATCACCTGGGTGCTGCCTGCCCAGTCAGTTCCAGTTGCCCTCGCCCCTGTAGATTCCCTCAGGGGGAAGCCAACCAGTGCCATTCGCCCCTACATACTGCCCAAGCCCACTGCGAGCGAATCCCACAGGGCCAGTAGGAGGCCAGAACCCATTCTGGTAACCTGCAATCCACCTGCGCACGAGCCCAGCAGCGCGAGCCTGACGCCCACTTCACAACTGCCCATCAAGGAGCGGCTAAAGGCCATCCtgcacagcaacaacaacagacgCAACTTCTCCACACCTTCCAAGCCTGCGAAACCCAAGGATCGCAGTCGGGACGAGGATTGCATGGAGCGGCGGAGGGCGGCTGCCTGTCGTTACCGCAACAAGATGCGCAACGAGCACAAGGATCTGCGCAAGCAGAATGCTCAACTACAGCAGGAGAACCAGGAGCTGCACGAGAGGATCGCCCGACTGGAAaaggagctgcagcagcacaAGAGTCACAGCAGCCTAGCTGGCG TGGCCAACCAGCTGCAGATTCCACCATCCAGCATTCACCTGCTCATCAATGTGCCCAACATGTTGGTGCCTTCGTGTGCCAGCAACGCGATTGCGGACAAAAAGTAA